In Cicer arietinum cultivar CDC Frontier isolate Library 1 chromosome 1, Cicar.CDCFrontier_v2.0, whole genome shotgun sequence, one DNA window encodes the following:
- the LOC101496687 gene encoding myo-inositol monophosphatase: protein MVDNDSHSEFLASAVEAAHKAGDVIRKAFYQTKHVQHKGTVDLVTETDKACEELIFNHLKELYPTHKFIGEETTAAFGTTELTDDPTWIVDPLDGTTNFVHGFPFVCVSIGLTIGKVPTVGVVYNPIINELFTAIRGQGAFLNGNPIKVSSQTELVSSLLATEAGTKRDKATLDASTDRINSLLYKVRSLRMSGSCALNLCGVACGRLDLFFETGFGGPWDVAGGAVIVREAGGVVFDPSGADFDITAQRVAASNPLLKDAFVDALRQTE, encoded by the exons ATGGTTGACAATG ATTCACACTCTGAATTCCTCGCATCTGCAGTCGAAGCTGCTCACAAAGCTGGTGAC GTTATTCGAAAAGCCTTCTACCAAACCAAACACGTCCAACACAAAGGAACG GTTGATTTAGTCACTGAGACTGATAAAGCATGTGAAGAACTAATATTTAATCATCTCAAGGAGCTTTATCCTACTCATAAG TTCATTGGGGAAGAAACCACAGCTGCTTTTGGCACTACAGAACTTACAGATGATCCCACATGGATTGTTGATCCCCTGGATGGAACTACTAACTTTGTACATGG GTTCCCATTTGTTTGCGTCTCCATTGGTCTTACAATTGGAAAAGTTCCAACAGTTGGTGTTGTGTACAATCCAATCATTAATGAG CTTTTCACTGCAATCCGTGGACAAGGTGCATTTTTGAATGGGAACCCTATAAAAG TATCTTCACAAACTGAATTGGTGAGCTCTCTTCTTGCAACTGAG GCTGGAACAAAACGTGACAAGGCTACACTAGATGCCTCTACCGATAGGATCAATAGTTTACTTTACAAG GTGAGATCTCTTAGAATGAGTGGGTCATGTGCTCTGAATCTTTGTGGAGTTGCATGTGGAAGGCTTGATTTATTCTTTGAAACTGGATTTGGTGGTCCATG GGATGTGGCAGGTGGTGCTGTCATTGTTAGAGAAGCTGGAGGTGTTGTGTTTGATCC GTCTGGTGCAGATTTTGACATAACAGCTCAGCGTGTAGCTGCTTCAAACCCTTTGTTGAAGGATGCATTTGTTGATGCTCTGCGCCAAACggaatga